From the genome of Papaver somniferum cultivar HN1 chromosome 2, ASM357369v1, whole genome shotgun sequence, one region includes:
- the LOC113350461 gene encoding SKP1-like protein 4, with protein sequence MADTKKMVTLMSSDGETFEVEEAVALQSGTIKHMIEDGCADNAIPIPNITSNILAKVIEYCKKHAEETPQGDARRRYTVEEDLKNWDAEFIIKVNDYILFDLILAANYLNIKDLLELTTQKVADTIKGKTPEQIRKYFYIKKDFTPEEEAEIMKEYGWAFE encoded by the coding sequence ATGGCGGACACAAAGAAGATGGTAACCTTGATGAGTTCTGATGGAGAAACTTTTGAGGTTGAAGAAGCTGTTGCACTTCAATCTGGCACGATTAAGCATATGATTGAAGATGGTTGTGCTGATAATGCTATACCTATACCAAACATAACAAGCAATATCTTGGCTAAAGTTATAGAGTATTGCAAGAAACACGCCGAAGAAACCCCTCAAGGAGATGCTCGGCGTCGATATACTGTGGAAGAAGATCTTAAGAATTGGGATGCTGAGTTTATTATTAAGGTCAATGACTACATCCTGTTCGATCTTATCTTAGCAGCAAATTATCTGAACATCAAGGACTTGTTGGAGCTGACTACCCAGAAGGTTGCAGATACGATCAAGGGTAAGACACCAGAGCAGATCCGCAAGTATTTCTACATTAAGAAGGACTTCACCCCAGAGGAAGAAGCTGAGATTATGAAGGAGTACGGTTGGGCTTTCGAATGA